The Streptococcus oralis DNA window GATTTTGAAGATTTGTCACTCACTCCTCCTTGGGGAAATAATATCGCAGAGCATATAACAAATTTATCGCATTATTTCATAACGAGTTCCGGAAAAGATTTAATAGAAGTTTTGCTGACTAGTTTTAGATTTGCACTTGAGCACGGTCAAAATGTGAGTGTAAAAAGTATTTGAAACTCAATAAATCAAAGATTCATTTATGCTATAATATTCTTAATGAATTTTCAGAAAGGAAACTCAATGCCCTACAAATTTCTACTCTTCGACCTTGACCACACCTTGCTTGATTTTGATGCTGCTGAGGATGTGGCTTTGACGCAACTTCTAAAAGAAGAAGGAGTTGCGGATATTCAAGTCTATAAAGAATACTACGTTCCTATGAACAAGGCTCTCTGGAAGGACTTGGAGCAAAAGAAAATCCGTAAACAAGAACTGGTTAACACGCGCTTTTCTCGTTTATTTGCTCATTTTGGACAGGAAAAAGATGGTAGGTTACTTGCCCAGCGTTACCAATTTTACTTAGCCCAACAGGGACAAACTCTTTCGGGTGCTCATGAACTCTTGGACAGCCTCATCGAACGTGATTATGACTTGTATGCTGCGACAAATGGCATTACTGCCATTCAGACGGGACGTTTGGCTCAATCTGGTCTGGCTCCCTATTTCAACCAAGTCTTTATCTCTGAACAGTTGCAAACACAAAAACCTGATGCACTATTCTATGAAAAAATCGGTCAGCAGATTGCAGGATTTGATAAAGAAAAGACGCTGATGATTGGAGATTCCTTAACTGCCGACATTCAAGGTGGCAATAATGCTGGCATTGACACTATCTGGTACAATCCTCAACGAATCGAAAATCACACACAAGCCCAGCCAACTTATGAAGTCCATTCTTACCAAGACTTGCTAGATTGTTTGGATGCTATGTAGTGCTTTTCCTAAGAGGGGATGATATGGAAACTAAAGTCATTGAAGAGATTGACAATTTACTAAACCTCATCGAGCAGTATCAGTTAAAAGGTGTGGTTGCTCAAGTAAATTCGTTAAAAGAGTTAAAGTATATCATAAGCAATCATATAGAGTTAAGTACTCGAGAGAAGATGAATATTCACTATTCACTCTTTCTTCCTAGGGGTGGCTTATCTGAGCTCTACTATATGGACGCTAATTTTGAACGGATGATGTCTGTAAATAATCAACTTTCCTATGCTATTGAAACAATCGAAAAGTTTTTAATGGCTGATTGATACTGTGAATACTAATGTCCAATACTAGGATGAATAACAGTATATATAAGAACTGTAAAAAGTGGTTTAGATAGCCACTTTTTGCTATAATAGAGGCAGTAAAAACGAAGGAGTTGGCGATGCAACACTCATCATGGCATGCTTTGATTAAGGAGCAATTACCTGAAGGTTATTTCGGGAAAATCAATCAATTTATGGAACAGGTCTATGCTCAGGGAACTGTCTATCCACCTAAGGAAAAAGTTTTTCAAGCTCTCTTGACTACTCATCTGGAAGAGGTTAAGGTGGTGATTCTAGGGCAAGACCCCTATCACGGGCCAGGTCAAGCGCAGGGTTTGAGTTTTTCTGTACCCGATGCTATCCCAGCTCCGCCGTCCTTGCAAAATATCTTGAAAGAATTGTCGGATGACATCGGAGCTAAGAAATCCCATGATTTGACAGCTTGGGCTGAGCAAGGAGTCTTGCTTCTCAATGCTTGCTTGACGGTTCCTGCTGGGCAAGCCAATGGTCATTCTGGGCTAATATGGGAGCCCTTTACTGATGCTGTGATTCAGGTGGTCAATCATCTAGACAGACCTGTAGTCTTTGTGCTCTGGGGCGCTTATGCACGTAAGAAGAAGGTCTTGGTTACCAATCCTCACCACTTGATTATCGAATCAGCCCATCCTAGTCCGTTATCGGTTTATAGAGGATTTTGGGGTTCCAAGCCTTTTTCCAAGGCCAATGCATTCTTAAAAGAGACAGGACAAGAGCCAATCGATTGGCTTAGATAAGGAGAAAATATGCCTCAGTTAGCGACTATTTGCTACATTGATAACGGAAAAGAACTGCTCATGCTCCATCGTAATAAGAAACCCAATGATGTCCACGAAGGAAAATGGATTGGTGTGGGTGGTAAGCTAGAGCGAGGGGAGACACCTCAGGAGTGCGCAACGCGTGAAATCCTCGAAGAAACAGGGCTCAAAGCCAAGCCAGTACTTAAAGGTGTTATCACTTTTCCTGAATTTACGCCAGATTTAGACTGGTACACCTATGTTTTTAAGGTGACAGAGTTCGAGGGTGACTTGATTGACTGCAATGAGGGAACCTTAGAATGGGTTCCCTATGATGAAGTCTTAAGCAAGCCGACTTGGGAAGGTGATCACACCTTTGTTGAGTGGCTTTTAGAGGACAAACCCTTCTTTTCAGCCAAGTTTGTTTATGATGGGGATAAATTGTTGGATACCCAAGTTGATTTCTATGAATAAAGGAGAAAGCAGATGCTACTAATCAAAAATGGTCGTGTAATGGATCCCAAGTCTGGTTTGGATCAAGTGTGTGATGTTTTGGTCCAAGATGGGAAAATTGTCAAAATTGCCCCTGAAATCAAGGAAGAAGGAGCAGAGCTAATTGATGCTACTGGTCTTGTAGTTGCGCCTGGACTAGTTGATATTCATGTTCATTTCCGTGAACCTGGTCAGACCCACAAGGAGGACATCCATACTGGGGCACTAGCGGCTGCTGCAGGTGGTTTTACAACGGTTGTTATGATGGCTAATACCAGTCCAACCATTTCGGACGTAGAAACTTTGCAAGAAGTTCTTCAGTCAGCTGCCAAGGAAAAAATTAACGTCAAAACGGTTGCGACTATTACCAAGAACTTTAATGGCCAAGATTTGACAGACTTTAAGGCACTCTTAGAAACAGGTGCGGTTGGTTTTTCTGATGACGGGATTCCCCTTGAAAGTAGTAAAGTGGTTAAGGAAGCCATGGAGGAAGCCAAAAAACTCAATACCTTTATCAGCCTTCATGAGGAAGATCCAGGTTTGAACGGGATTCTTGGCTTTAATGAAAACATCGCTAAGGAACATTTTCATATCTGTGGGGCGACTGGGGTGGCTGAGTACGCTATGATTGCGCGTGATGTTATGATTGCCTATGCAACCAAGGCCCATGTTCACATCCAGCATTTGTCTAAGGAAGAAAGTGTCAAGGTAGTGGAATTCGCTCAAGGTTTGGGAGCACAAGTCACAGCAGAAGTAGCGCCACAGCATTTCTCTAAGACAGAAGCTCTTCTTTTAACTCAAGGAAGCAATGCCAAAATGAATCCTCCGCTTCGTTTGGAATCAGACCGTCGTGCTGTTATCGAAGGTCTCAAGTCAGGTGTTATCACAGTTATCGCGACAGACCACGCTCCTCACCATGCAGATGAGAAAAATGTAGAAGATATCACCAAAGCACCATCTGGTATGACAGGTTTGGAAACCTCTCTTTCTCTTGGTTTGACTTATTTGGTGGAAGCTGGTGAGCTAAGCTTGATGGAATTGATTGAAAAAATGACTGTCAATCCAGCCAAACTTTACAACTTTGAAGCTGGTTACTTGGCTGAGAATGGTCCAGCGGATATCACTATCTTTGATGCTAAGGCTGACCGCCTTGTGGACTCACACTTTGCTTCAAAAGCAGCTAATTCACCATTTATCGGTGAAACTTTAAAAGGGCAGGTTAAATATACCATCTGTAAGGGACAAATCGTCTATCAAAACTAGATGGGATTCTGCTCTATAAACTATAAGAATAGAGAGCGTATATGTATCCAACCCATCAATTTAAAGACAAGTTTGTCTTATTTCTTAAGATATTTTTTCCTATCCTAATTTATCAATTTGCCAATTATTCTGCCTCTTTTGTTGATACAACTATGACTGGGCAGTACAATACCATGGACTTGGCGGGGGTGTCAACCGCAACGAGTCTATGGAATCCTTTCTTTACTTTTTTAACAGGGATTGTTTCGGCCATGGTTCCCATCATAGGCCATCATCTGGGACGGGGCAAAAAGGAAGAAGTAGCATCTGATTTTTACCAATTTATCTACTTGGCTTTCGGACTGTCTTTGGTCTTGCTTGGAATGGTAGTATTCTTAGCGCCACCTGTCTTAAACAACATCGGACTAGAAGCTCAAGTGGCGGCAGTTGCAGTTTCCTATCTTTGGTACCTTTCTATCGGGATTATTCCCTTGTTGCTTTTCAGTGTCATTCGGTCTTTGTTGGATTCTCTTGGTTTGACCAAGTTATCTATGTATCTGATGCTCCTATTACTTCCGCTAAATAGTGGTTTTAACTATCTCTTGATATATGGAGCATTCGGTTTTCCTGAGCTTGGTGGTGCAGGAGCAGGTCTGGGAACTTCCCTAGCCTATTGGGTTTTATTGGGGATTTCTCTGCTTATTTTGTTCAAACAAGATAGGTTAAAAGCGTTACATCTTGAGAAACGGATTCCACTCAATATAGATAAAATCAAGGAAGGTGTTCGGCTAGGTCTACCAATCGGGGGAACCGTCTTTGCGGAAGTAGCTATTTTCTCCGTAGTGGGACTAATCATGGCTAAGTTTTCATCGCTCATCATCGCCAGTCACCAGTCAGCTATGAACTTTTCGAGTCTCATGTATGCTTTTCCTATGAGTATTTCCTCTGCTATGGCGATTGTTGTGTCTTACGAGGTGGGGGCCAAACGTTTTGAGGATGCAAAAACCTATGCTCGTCTGGGAAGAGTAACCGCCCTTATGTTTGCAGGTCTTACCCTGTCCTTTCTCTACATTTTTAGAGATCGTGTAGCAAATCTATATGGAAATGGCCCTCAGTTCATTGAAACAACTGCTGTATTTCTAACCTACAGTCTCTTTTTTCAGTTAGCTGATACCTTTGCGGCTCCTCTCCAAGGAATTTTAAGAGGCTATAAGGACACTATCGTTCCTTTCTATCTTGGATTAATCGGATATTGGGGAGTAGCGATACCACTAGGATATCTACTAGATCAAGCAACTGACTTAGGGGCATTTGCCTACTGGATTGGGTTAATTGCCAGCTTGATTGTTTCTGGTTGTTTGTATCAATGGCGTTTGAAAACCGTAATGAAAAAATTGAGCTAATTTTTGGGAAATATCCTGAAAAAGAACTTTGTGAAAAAACGCTCCAACTAGAGGGAATCCCTGTTTTAACAGGGATTTATTTTTTTATATTGTGAAATTTTATTAGCCATATACTTTGACAGTGTATACTAAAAAAGGTAAAATAGTAAGGTAAGAACAAAGTTAGAAAGGCAAGATTATGTCAACTTTAGATAAGAATCTTTTGCTAGAGATGTTCCGTAAGATGGAAGAAATCCGTCGCATGGACTTAAAAATTGCTCAGTTAGTGAAAAAGGGGAAAGTTCCCGGTATGACTCACTTTTCTGTCGGAGAGGAAGCAGCTAACGTCGGAGCGATGCTGGCTCTTAATCCAGATGATCTGATTACCTCAAATCACCGTGGACACGGGCAAGCTATTGCCAAAGGGATTGACCTCAACGGAATGATGGCTGAAATCCTCGGGAAATACACTGGAACCTGTAAAGGAAAAGGTGGTTCTATGCACATCGCCGACCTTGATGCGGGTAACCTTGGTGCCAATGGTATCGTAGGTGGTGGTATGGGAATCGCTGTCGGTGCAGCCCTCAGTCAGCAAATGCAACATACTGGTAAAATCGTTGTCTGCTTCTTTGGAGATGGCGCGACCAACGAGGGTGTTTTCCACGAAGCAGTGAACATGGCTTCTATCTGGAAACTTCCTGTTATTTTCTACTGCATTAACAACGGTTATGGGATCTCTGCGGATATCAAGAAAATGACCAATGTGGAGCATATCCATCAACGTAGTGCTGCTTATGGAATCCCTGGAATGTTTATCGAAGATGGAAACAATGTCATCGATGTCTATGAAGGATTTAAGAAAGCCGTAGACCATGTTCGTGGTGGCAATGGACCAGTTTTGATCGAAAGTGTAACCTATCGCTGGCTTGGTCACTCATCATCTGACCCTGGTAAATATCGTACCCGTGAAGAAGTGGAATTGTGGAAACAAAAAGACCCAATCGAAAACCTTCGCAAGTACCTCGTTGAAAATAATATTGCGAGTGCAGAAGAATTGGAAGAAATTCAAGCACAAGTCAAGGAAGCAGTGGAAGCTTCTGTTAAATTTGCAGAAGAAAGTCCATTCCCACCACTAGAATCCGCATTTGAAGATATTTACGCAGACTAAGGAGAAAGAGATAAAAATGGAAACAAAAACAATGTCGTTCCGTGACACCATTATCCTTGCTATGTCTGAGGAAATGCGTCGCGATGAAAATGTATTCTTGATGGGAGAAGACGTCGGTGTCTTCGGAGGAGACTTCGGAACTTCTGTTGGAATGCTCGAAGAATTTGGTCCAGAACGTGTCCGTGACTGTCCGATTTCTGAAGCTGCCATCTCGGGAGCAGCAGCAGGAGCAGCCATGACAGGACTTCGTCCAATTGTCGATATGACCTTCATGGACTTCTCGGTTATTGCCATGGATAATATCGTCAACCAAGCTGCTAAAACACGTTATATGTTTGGTGGTAAAGGTCAGGTTCCAATGACTGTACGTTGTGCAGCTGGTAACGGAGTTGGTTCTGCGGCCCAGCACTCGCAATCTCTAGAGTCTTGGTTTACACACATCCCTGGTCTCAAGGTTGTAGCTCCAGGTACGCCTGCGGACATGAAAGGACTGCTCAAGTCTTCTATCCGTGATAACAACCCTGTTATCATCCTTGAATACAAGTCAGAATTTAACCAAAAAGGGGAAGTGCCAGTTGATCCAGACTACACAATCCCACTTGGAGTTGGTGAAATCAAACGCCAAGGTACAGATGTAACAGTCGTTACTTATGGAAAAATGCTTCGCCGTGTGGTTCAAGCTGCTGAAGAATTAGCAGAAGAGGGAATTTCAGTTGAAATTGTGGACCCACGTACTCTTGTACCGCTTGATAAGGATATCATCATTAACTCAGTGAAGAAGACTGGTAAGGTGGTGCTAGTCAACGACGCCCACAAAACAAGTGGCTATATCGGAGAGATTTCAGCTATTATTTCAGAATCAGAAGCATTTGATTATCTAGACGCACCAATCCGCCGTTGTGCAGGAGAAGATGTGCCAATGCCTTACGCACAAAACCTAGAAAATGCAATGATTCCAACAGTTGAAAGCATTAAAGATACCATCCGTAAGACTTATAACAAAGAATAATATTGCATAAATTAAATTACGTAAATTTTTAAAGATTTTAACTTTAGTAACTTGAGGTATGTTTTGTATCCAAGTTGTATATAAAGTTGCGACAGTTTTTTGACGAATCGATCATATTCGACAAAAAACTTAGTAAGCCTACTAGGTTGACCGCCTAATAGCGGCAACCGTAGTAACTTGAGACGCGTTTCGTGTCCAAGTTACTTGTAGAGTTGAACACGGGCTAAAAGCTCGGAAAAAAGATAAATCTCCTTGACTTCATCGAAGTCTGCGTTGATTTCCGATTTTTCGGTCGCTTTTAAACGCCCTTTGCATCATGTAATTGAATTCGGACGGAGGTCTTCGAAAAAAAGATAGATTTCCTTGTGTGCATCGAACACATGGTCAATCTCCTATTTTTTCATTGCCCTCTTCGTCCTTAATATCTTAGTATAGAATTGGAGAGGTCATGGCTGATGACAAGCTAAGAGCGACTCCTGCGGCTAGAAAGTTAGCGGATGATCTAGGGATCAACCTCTACGACGTTTCTGGCTCAGGTGCAAACGGTCGTGTCCACAAAGAAGACGTGGAAACTTATAAAGACACAAATGTGGTTCGCATTTCGCCACTTGCAAAACGAATTGCCCTCGAACATAACATTGCTTGGCAGGAAATCCAAGGAACTGGCCATCGTGGTAAGATCATGAAGAAGGACGTTTTGGCCTTCCTTCCTGAAAATATCGAAAACGACACCATCAAGTCCCCTGCTCAGATTGAAAAAGTGGAAGAAGTTCCAGACAATATCACTCCTTATGGTGAGATTGAGCGTATTCCAATGACACCAATGCGTAAGGTAATCGCCCAACGTATGGTTGAATCCTACCTAACTGCGCCAACCTTCACACTCAACTATGATGTCGATATGTCAGAAATGTTGGCTCTTCGTAAGAAGGTTCTTGAACCAATCATGGAAGCAACTGGTAAGAAAATTACGGTTACTGATCTTCTTTCACTTGCTGTTGTGAATACATTGATGAAACATCCTTACATCAATGCTTCATTGACAGAAGATGGCAAGACCATTATCACTCATAATTATGTCAACCTTGCTATGGCGGTTGGTATGGATAATGGATTGATGACACCTGTTGTCTATAATGCTGAAAAAATGAGCTTGTCAGAGTTGGTTGTAGCCTTCAAGGATGTTATTGGCCGTACCTTGGATGGTAAATTGGCTCCAAGCGAACTGCAAAATTCAACCTTCACAATCAGTAACTTGGGAATGTTTGGTGTTCAGTCCTTTGGTCCGATTATTAACCAACCCAACTCAGCAATCCTCGGGGTAAGCTCAACAGTCGAGAAACCTGTAGTTGTCAATGGTGAGATTGTTATCCGACCAATCATGAGCCTTGGTTTAACTATTGACCACCGTGTTGTAGATGGTATGGCTGGTGCTAAGTTTATGAAAGACTTGAAAGCCTTGATTGAGAATCCGATCTCAATGTTGGTTTAAGTCAGCTATTGTATTTTAGAGATTTAGATAAAGGAAGTAAGACATGGCCTTAGAAGTAATTATGCCAAAAGCCGGCGTAGATATGACAGAAGGACAAATCGTCCAATGGAATAAGAAAGTCGGAGAATTTGTAAAAGAAGGAGAAATCCTTTTGGAAATCATGACTGACAAAGTCAGTATGGAATTGGAAGCCGAAGAAGATGGATACTTGATTGCCATCCTCAAAGGAGATGGTGAAACTGTCCCTGTAACGGAAGTTATCGGTTACCTTGGGGAAGAAGGGGAAAACATCCCAACAGCTGGAGTAGCAGCACCAGAAGCTAGCCCTGCTC harbors:
- a CDS encoding NUDIX hydrolase, with the protein product MPQLATICYIDNGKELLMLHRNKKPNDVHEGKWIGVGGKLERGETPQECATREILEETGLKAKPVLKGVITFPEFTPDLDWYTYVFKVTEFEGDLIDCNEGTLEWVPYDEVLSKPTWEGDHTFVEWLLEDKPFFSAKFVYDGDKLLDTQVDFYE
- a CDS encoding dihydrolipoamide acetyltransferase — its product is MADDKLRATPAARKLADDLGINLYDVSGSGANGRVHKEDVETYKDTNVVRISPLAKRIALEHNIAWQEIQGTGHRGKIMKKDVLAFLPENIENDTIKSPAQIEKVEEVPDNITPYGEIERIPMTPMRKVIAQRMVESYLTAPTFTLNYDVDMSEMLALRKKVLEPIMEATGKKITVTDLLSLAVVNTLMKHPYINASLTEDGKTIITHNYVNLAMAVGMDNGLMTPVVYNAEKMSLSELVVAFKDVIGRTLDGKLAPSELQNSTFTISNLGMFGVQSFGPIINQPNSAILGVSSTVEKPVVVNGEIVIRPIMSLGLTIDHRVVDGMAGAKFMKDLKALIENPISMLV
- a CDS encoding dihydroorotase; its protein translation is MLLIKNGRVMDPKSGLDQVCDVLVQDGKIVKIAPEIKEEGAELIDATGLVVAPGLVDIHVHFREPGQTHKEDIHTGALAAAAGGFTTVVMMANTSPTISDVETLQEVLQSAAKEKINVKTVATITKNFNGQDLTDFKALLETGAVGFSDDGIPLESSKVVKEAMEEAKKLNTFISLHEEDPGLNGILGFNENIAKEHFHICGATGVAEYAMIARDVMIAYATKAHVHIQHLSKEESVKVVEFAQGLGAQVTAEVAPQHFSKTEALLLTQGSNAKMNPPLRLESDRRAVIEGLKSGVITVIATDHAPHHADEKNVEDITKAPSGMTGLETSLSLGLTYLVEAGELSLMELIEKMTVNPAKLYNFEAGYLAENGPADITIFDAKADRLVDSHFASKAANSPFIGETLKGQVKYTICKGQIVYQN
- a CDS encoding uracil-DNA glycosylase — its product is MQHSSWHALIKEQLPEGYFGKINQFMEQVYAQGTVYPPKEKVFQALLTTHLEEVKVVILGQDPYHGPGQAQGLSFSVPDAIPAPPSLQNILKELSDDIGAKKSHDLTAWAEQGVLLLNACLTVPAGQANGHSGLIWEPFTDAVIQVVNHLDRPVVFVLWGAYARKKKVLVTNPHHLIIESAHPSPLSVYRGFWGSKPFSKANAFLKETGQEPIDWLR
- a CDS encoding alpha-ketoacid dehydrogenase subunit beta; the encoded protein is METKTMSFRDTIILAMSEEMRRDENVFLMGEDVGVFGGDFGTSVGMLEEFGPERVRDCPISEAAISGAAAGAAMTGLRPIVDMTFMDFSVIAMDNIVNQAAKTRYMFGGKGQVPMTVRCAAGNGVGSAAQHSQSLESWFTHIPGLKVVAPGTPADMKGLLKSSIRDNNPVIILEYKSEFNQKGEVPVDPDYTIPLGVGEIKRQGTDVTVVTYGKMLRRVVQAAEELAEEGISVEIVDPRTLVPLDKDIIINSVKKTGKVVLVNDAHKTSGYIGEISAIISESEAFDYLDAPIRRCAGEDVPMPYAQNLENAMIPTVESIKDTIRKTYNKE
- a CDS encoding YjjG family noncanonical pyrimidine nucleotidase, which produces MPYKFLLFDLDHTLLDFDAAEDVALTQLLKEEGVADIQVYKEYYVPMNKALWKDLEQKKIRKQELVNTRFSRLFAHFGQEKDGRLLAQRYQFYLAQQGQTLSGAHELLDSLIERDYDLYAATNGITAIQTGRLAQSGLAPYFNQVFISEQLQTQKPDALFYEKIGQQIAGFDKEKTLMIGDSLTADIQGGNNAGIDTIWYNPQRIENHTQAQPTYEVHSYQDLLDCLDAM
- a CDS encoding MATE family efflux transporter codes for the protein MYPTHQFKDKFVLFLKIFFPILIYQFANYSASFVDTTMTGQYNTMDLAGVSTATSLWNPFFTFLTGIVSAMVPIIGHHLGRGKKEEVASDFYQFIYLAFGLSLVLLGMVVFLAPPVLNNIGLEAQVAAVAVSYLWYLSIGIIPLLLFSVIRSLLDSLGLTKLSMYLMLLLLPLNSGFNYLLIYGAFGFPELGGAGAGLGTSLAYWVLLGISLLILFKQDRLKALHLEKRIPLNIDKIKEGVRLGLPIGGTVFAEVAIFSVVGLIMAKFSSLIIASHQSAMNFSSLMYAFPMSISSAMAIVVSYEVGAKRFEDAKTYARLGRVTALMFAGLTLSFLYIFRDRVANLYGNGPQFIETTAVFLTYSLFFQLADTFAAPLQGILRGYKDTIVPFYLGLIGYWGVAIPLGYLLDQATDLGAFAYWIGLIASLIVSGCLYQWRLKTVMKKLS
- a CDS encoding thiamine pyrophosphate-dependent dehydrogenase E1 component subunit alpha; this translates as MSTLDKNLLLEMFRKMEEIRRMDLKIAQLVKKGKVPGMTHFSVGEEAANVGAMLALNPDDLITSNHRGHGQAIAKGIDLNGMMAEILGKYTGTCKGKGGSMHIADLDAGNLGANGIVGGGMGIAVGAALSQQMQHTGKIVVCFFGDGATNEGVFHEAVNMASIWKLPVIFYCINNGYGISADIKKMTNVEHIHQRSAAYGIPGMFIEDGNNVIDVYEGFKKAVDHVRGGNGPVLIESVTYRWLGHSSSDPGKYRTREEVELWKQKDPIENLRKYLVENNIASAEELEEIQAQVKEAVEASVKFAEESPFPPLESAFEDIYAD